CACCTTATCCCCTTTCAGCACTCCAAAGCAACCGTCCACTCCATGACATTCTgaccactcttccatcaccctcaacacctGCTCCCCTTTCCACAACAGCaacagatgcaacacctgccctttcacctccTTCCTTCCACCATCCAGGGTCCCAAATACAACTTCAAGGTGAAATAGCTATTTACGTGTACTTCTTTCAACTTAGTATGCCGTATTCACAGTTCacgatgcagtctcctctacactggggagaccaaacacataTTGGAGATCACTTTGGTGAATACCTTCATTCTGCCCACAAGCTTCTTGTTGctattttaattctctgccccgCTGCCACTCTGACCATTCCTCCTACACCGTCCCAGTGGAGCTGATGCAAGCTCAAGGAACGTCACCTCCTCTTATAAAATTGTAAGAAAATCTTTTGATTAGACACTTTATAACTTCCAAACTCaaaactgagttcaacaattttacacCATAACCGCTCTCCCATTTTATCTGACAACAGTTCCTGGTAATGATGTTGCTCTATCATTTGCAGCTCCTCTAGAGCCTTTTATTTCTTCACTTGTTCCTTTACCACTGACTTTTGCCTTGCACTATCATACTTTTTGTATTTTAAATCACTCCTTCCTGCCACCCTTTCCTCTCCTGCCTCTTTTCCCTTTTCTTGCCTCTGTAGTTGctcaaacctgttacatctctggTGTTTTCTAGCTGTGATGAAAGTCATAGCATCAACTGTTTCTCTGctttttccagaattttgtttACCTTTAAAAAACAGGGTTTATTTATTTTAGAAATGCATAGAATCTGAGATGATCTGATAGGggtgtttaaaataattaaaagggctgtttaaaataattaaaagggCTAGACTGGATTCATGAGGACAGATTTCAATTAGATGGTTTGGGCGAACTAGGGGTCATATGCATAAGTTACACAAGGGTAGAACTAGGTCAGATGTTGGGAAATTCTTCCTTTCCTAAGTGACTGTGGCTCCATTTAACAAGTTACTGCCTTGAGTTGAGTGTAAATTTGTTGCATACTTTCAAAAAAGAGCTGGTCCTGTTTATGGCTGGGGTACAGATCATGATGTCTAAAAGATGATATAAATCATGGTTATTGTGGTCTTCTGAACTAACTTTGTTTGCTTAAGGGGATTGGAGGGAAATTTTCCTATCAGAATTGGCcatttgaaaataattttttGCTTCTCCCAGGTGATTACATGGCTGCTGGCGTTGGGGGTGGGTATAGAGTGAATCATGACATTAAAAGGAATCACAATTATGCGGAGCAAGTAGTGTTCCCCTGTCCACCGCTTCTGTACATATATACAATTGGATACATTAGGCTACTTGAATATTCATAGCATTATTCATACTAGTGCTCCTGATTTTCAAGTTTGCAAATGAAGGGAGTCAATAGCAGAGAAAGACAAAGGAAAGAAAAATGGGAAGTAAGCAAGAGGTGGGGATTTTTATTATTCTTAGGATAGACCCATAATAATATCACAACAAATGCTGGTTTGCCCTAGACACCTCAGTTTTAATTTTGGCACTTTATTTGAAACTCTTACAGTCTATAATttctaagtttttaaaaaataatttagcaTTTTTGTCTTTACATTTAAAAATGCCATAACTGCTATTTTACATCTCATAGCCAAGTTACAACTAATGTTGAGAAATAATGAAATGGTGCTTAAATGGAAATAAGGATCTTTATTAGTTTGTTTTCATATCTGCTTCAAAAATTGTGAACATTTGGCTTGCGATATAATTTTAGTCTTGCTTTTTTGTTTCATCTATAGTCTTCATGAGAAACATTGTTTCAAATGTTGTCTTTGCTGACAAAAATACAGTTTTCATCAAGGATTAAATCACCGTGATTTCATCAAGGAAAACAAAACTGATGACAACCTCATAACTGAGATTTTAAATTATATAGTTTGGACGCATAAGTAGTATTACTATTGGGCCCTGAAATATAACTCTTTCAACCAGTGACTAACAAATGAAAGTGAATGGCTGACTCAATATTTCAATAACCTGGCCAATGCATGACAATTAAACATTGCTGGCAAATGAATCTTTTACGTGTGAACAAATAAAACATGTAAACTTTAAACAGTTATATTTTCAGCTGTGCAGTATAATTTGATGAAAGATTGTGGTAATATTATAAACATACCCAGATAACTAGTTTAAGGGATTCACATAATTCTAAAGGAGTTGGACCAATTAAGCTTACAAGTTAGGATATGTCAAATGGGTTTAGTGGCACATATGCAAAGTAAAGCATGTTGGTATTGTATAAGGAAAAAGTTAATCAGGTTGACTTAAAAGTGTGCTAATGTAATACTGTGAACGATTTAGCTTTTACTCTTTAAGTAGGAACTCTGATTCCATATTGTAATGTCTTAAAAGAGTATACAGCAATTCTAAGACTGTTAATAAGTAGGCATAAACTTAAAAAAAGAGCTCATGGAACACATCAGGCAGAAAAACTCCCTTTGTTAATTAATTAGAAGGAAGCGCATTGAAGCCTTACTAAGGTAAGCACTTAACTGAGAAAGACCACAACCTCTAGGCAGGAAAGTTAGGGAGTGAGAGTCAAGGAAAGAGAGTAAGAAATTGATATTTTTGCCCCTCCCCCAAGATACTCACTCTAAGTCGGATCTGTATCTATAAGGACAGAACATAATCAATTTAGTGCCAAATGAAATCTTTGTAATACAACTATGAAGTTTATGAATTGTGAAGGGGTGAGTAAAAGGTATAAAAAGTTGGTGTAGGAACAGATACTTAAGAATTAGATTGAGATCTAATCAACCTGTATACAGAGCTCAAAACATTAATGTGTTTGAACTCTCTGGCTAAAACTCAGAACATCTTGCTTGCAATACTGGCATGTTTAATTATTGCACGTTTAATAAATCTGACATATGGCATTATTTAACTGTGAACACTATTGATTTGAGGAGTAAACTATCAGTAAGAATATACACATTTACCTCTCCTCTAAAAATTGGTAATCTAGAATTGTACATTCTCTTGATGTATCATAGAATATTGAATTAAGATTCACTAACCCTACTTGTTGAAGAATTGGGTAGTGCTTCAAAGCTTCTGTTAACTTTCAATACTGTCGGGTTACAGTGAATTATTACAAAGGTATGGCAGAATCAAAATTATACAAGTGTTTAGAAATATTTAGCCCTGAACTTCAAGGATCAAAATTTATGCTGGACATGGTCTGAAATAAAGTCACATTTAGATGGGTTAAAATTCTCTTTTGATGAGGAGGCCAGCAGCAAAAATGACTTGATGGCCCAAGGGTTACATATAATCTGTAAAATCTTGATCAACCAGTTAGAACAATGCTCAGCAATGTGCAATAAACGAGGAAAGATTGATGCGGAGTGTTGGCATAGTCTAAAGGAATGCGGAACGGTGGCTGTAGCGTTAAGACCGGCAGTGGGAGACAGTTGTAAACTGAAAGCACGACTGGGTCTCTTGATTGGTTCCTCAagatccccaccccccttcattTGGTATCATTACAGCCCTTGCTTTGTTAAAACTTAAGGAAAAATAAGTTAAttaaatcataagaaataggagcagcagtagctcCTTGAGTCCAGCATAACCCTGgatcccttgttgatcaaaaatctatctaattgagccttcaatatattcaatgacccaccctccactgctctctggggaagagaattcccaaGACTAATAactctttgagagaagaaattcctcctcatctcagttttaaatgggagactgttttatttttaaacatgcccccagttctagatttccccatgtGGGGAAACATTccttcagcatctatcctgtcaagccctctcagaaattaaaacttttaataagatcacctctcattcttctaaactccaatgagtatagcctcaacctgttcaacctttcctaatAAGGCTATCCCATCATTccaagaatcaatctagtgagccttctctgaattgtctccaatgcaagtatatccctccttaaataaagaggccaaaactgtacacagtacttgaggtgtggtctcatcaatgctctgCACAGTTGTAGTAAGAACTCTCTAATTTTATACTCCAACCCCCCTATAATtatggccaacattccatttgcattcctaattacttgttgtatctgcatgttaactttttgtgattcgtgtacaaggatacccagatccctctgcatttaaataatattctgcttttctattcttcctgctaaagcggacaacctcacatttcccccatTATACGTCATCTGCCAAACTTTTTGGCCACTCGCCTAACCTATCCCTTTGCAGAAAATAATTTGtattctcctcacagcttgctttccCCCAATTTTGTTTCATCAGCAACTTTGACTGCAATACACTCGGTCCCTTCAcaaaagtcattaatatagatcataaatggttgaggccccagcactaacccttgtggcactccactaataaCAGTTTGCCAAATTGAAAATGATCCATTAAACCTGACTCTGTTTCCCGTTAGTGTGCCAATCCTCTATCGACACTTATGTATCATCCCAGCACCAAGAGATTTTATCTTGTGCAGTGACCTTCCATgtagcaccttatcgaatgccttttggaaatcaaaatacactacatctatctGTTCCACTTCATCCAGCCAGCTTGTTACatactcaaagaactctaacacatttatcaaacaaaatttatctttcacaaaaccacacactctgtattatgattttctaaatgtcatgccacaatctccttaataatggattccagcattttcccgtATGAGAAatattagactaactggcctgtagtttcctgctctctgtctacttcctttcttgaatagaggtgttacatgtggttttccaatccgctgggacttttccagaatctagggaattttggaaaattatgaccaatgcatcactatctctgcagccacttcttttaaggggatttgtcagcctttatCCCATTAGTTAGTGACAAAAAGAGCCAAAAAatgcagaaagctgcaggattTTTGTTTtgtgcactgttttaaaattgtttGCTTTGCAGAGCTATAGACTACAATGGTTCCATCTCCTTATAACCTGCTTGTTAATCCTTTTTTGTAATCCTAAATTTAGCTAGCATTAAGAATGTAAGAATTCAATGTTTAACTCTAAAAGCTAACAATACTACAATATAAAGAAAAATTTTAAGCAGTACTACATCAATGCACTTCAAGTCAATGATTAATCCCTTCCTTACAGAAGGAAACATGAAGCTTAAACACGCACAGCGATCCATTTGCAAAGAACATGATAGCTGGCTACATATTGCAAATATACAATTAGGCAAGACTGCTCCTGTAACAAAGCTAATAAAGTGCAAGAATGTATCTGAAAATATTTGAAAACAAGTCAAAACAAGCCATTTTAACCTTATCTGAAAACCCATTGTTTGCCTAACATTTAAAATCCTGCATGCCCTACCGCCAAAAAGACTGATGCAACAAGACGACTCAGAGAGGAACAACAGAGAATTATGAGGTACTTGGGCCTCCAAGTtataaacagagtcacagacagaatTTGTATTCATTGGAGAAAATAAGAAGGAGACATGTTCCAGGTCTTTAAAATGCTCAAATACAATAATACATATGTATGCAGGTCATTTACCTTGGAGTGAGAATACAGAACACGATAGCAAAATTAACAAGAATAGAATTGGAAGGAAATTTCTCCCTTCTCAAAGGGCTTGTGGTACAGACTCACAGCAAAGGTTGTATCCATGACTTAAAATGATAGGCAAATAGCTGGTGAAGAAAAGGGTAGATAAGAATAAATAGGAAAAGGTACATTCAAATATTCCATGGAACAAAATGGCTCCTATGCTACAGAGACCATGGAAATATTTGTGGAAACCAATTGTTCAATGTTGAATATTATAGGTGATAAAGTTAGATTAGTATCTGAAGGACCGGATAGGGTAAAAGGAAAAATGCATAAAAAATTTCCTTTAGATAATTTACCTAGTGTGGTAGAGTTCATGATGCATGTAGTCTATGGAAAAGCAGGCGTGATAGCCAAGGACAATTTTCATTCCAAGTTCTCTGACAAATATCTACAATTCAGTAAAAAGTGATGTTTCTACGATTGATGCATTTGCACATACTTAATACAACCAGCAGCACAAAATGTTAATTTGAAAATATTAAGTTTCAACCCTAAACAGTTTGAGAACAAAATATAAACTGTTGGAaaaaatgtataaaatgaaaagtacTTCTATAAAAATGTACATATAGTTTAGATGTTTACTATTAAACACTATATAGTGCATTTTTCTAAGTTCTGTATGTATTTTACAGATGTCCAAAAATCTCCGCAACATACTTTCAGTCAAAACCTATGCCGTTTCAAATTTAGTTCATTATTACTTTGATGAAAACATCTGAACTAACAGTACCTCCATCAAAGCCAGGAGTTGCTCCACTGTCATATCCCCCACTTCCTTTAAGGAGATCAAGATTCAGAATCTACCAATATTCTGCCACTCAAGCATTAATAATTTCATAAATGAGCATTCACCCTGATCATATACAGTCAGGTTTCTGTCACTTCTCTAATCTGCTTAGTTTATATATAAAATTAAAGGCAAAATAAAACACAATCTGCAGAATAATGGTCACCTACAAAGAGTCTTCAAGGTGCTTTCTTTATCAGGTTTTGCACTTTGCACGAAGTATTTGTGTTGTCTATATaaggaaataggtggaaaagcaTCAGAGGAACATAATTTAAAATACCACTAGTGCTTCTGTTACATTTAATATTGCTGTAGTACATTTATAAAAGCAAACACCATCATGTTCACATTTTACTTTGTTATGGCTATACCTTAAGGAATCAAGGCAGTTGTGATCATTATTTCTGGAGAAAACAGAACTGACATACAGAAGGATTTCTCCTCAAaactatattcagtgatttggcagCATCAATTTATACACTTGCGGTTTAAAAATGGAAACATTCTAGTACAGCTAATGATGGGTGAATCTGGCTTTATTAATTCCCAAGACTGATTCAAATGCCAAAACATTTCATTCTTAAACCCTGAGATATGTATTCCATTTATAACAGTTTAAAATGCATAGGTGCACATACTTTTAGCTAACAGAAGAGCAAGCAAATTAGCTGTAAACAGAATATTCTGATTACGCACCAAGGTTTATCCATATTCCTCCAAGTTTCAGAATCTTCCATATTGTTTCAATGTAATCAACAACATTATGTGCTGTGTCAATGAAGAAACACGTTGCTACACAATCCCAAGCATCTGTTAATACAAAAAACTAAAGTTATTTTACATTTGTGTGATATGAAGACTCAAGGAAGTGTTTTTTCCACTCTTAATGAAGAAATTTCCTATAAGGAAATAAAGGTGATAAAATTCAGATGCAGCTGCACCCAGGCAGTTAATCTATACTTCATATCACTAAATTAGTTATGGACACGATCAGCAGCATTTTCCTAGCCCTAGGGtggctgggtggtggtggggaagccaGGAAAACAATGGTGAGCCACTTCAGGACGGCTCCATGACACAGTCCAGCTGCTGGGTAAGtttcccttgatgtcaagggcagtcactcccacccacacctctGAAATTCAACTTTCTGGTCCATATTTggaccatggctgtaatgaggttgtAATGCTTGGACATAAATAATAGCAACTGTGAAATGAAATTCAAAGACTTGGACGAAGGTGGTTTAGACTGTTTCAAAACCATTAATATTGCAACTTAGAAATCTAAAAACACAGCAATTTGTAAAGCATTGTATTTTAAATCTAGTCCTGGAATAAAACAACTCAAATTTAGAAGCTGAAAGGATTCTTAACAAGCAACAGATTTACAGTCCATTACTAAACATTTGAGTTATAAGTGCACTATGCTAAAACTGCAAATAAGTCCAAATAATAATGTTCATAGAATAACTCAGCCAATAATGGATGAGCTTACTTGGTTCTGTATAGATCTCCTGGAAATCTCCTGCTGTCATAGAAAAGTTAGCATGAGATGGAAGACTATGTGAATTAACATCAGGAAAATGGACTGGTCGAATCTGATCAGCTGATCGCTTATTGTTACTAAATTGATGTATCCAGGGATAAAGTGTCATTGTGTTAACTCCAGTACATCTGAAAAAGGAGGAATGAGTAAAATTACGCACTTTAATACATCATAATCATATTTAGATTTTTCAAACAAAAACATTGTAAATGCTGAAAatcaaattaaaacagaaaagtgctggaaatacacaatTCAGTCAGTATGCGTAAAGGCCAATGAAAGATTTGGACATAACCTATTTTCCGCTTTATAAATTCTGATTGGCCTGCTGTGTaatccaggattttctgttttgctTTTAAATCAAATCATACTGCTTTAATCATTTCAAATTGGAAAACAATTTTAAAACTACATACTCTGCAGCAAATTCTGACATCATACCCTACCTGTTTAGTACAAAATGTGAACAGAAGAGCATGTATAGACTCCACTCATTACCCTGGCAGCTATAACCCAGTCTAGCAATCTCCCAGGCTAGTCTTCCAAGTCCTGCTCCCGGTACAAGTATGTTCATGTCAGCAGGATTGCTGTATTGAAAGAGCAATATATCGTAACAATTAATTTCATATGCAAGAACTAAGCTGGGAAATTAAACAATTATCAAGTACCACTGTATAAATCAAATGGTTCAAATGGATTAGTCAGGTTTTGTATTGTACAGCATCTTTGGCAATTAGAAATTAACAATACTAAGGTCTTTGAGCATTCAAATGCAGGTATATGTTCAGCCGTTTCTTGTTTGAAAACTTATGCTTCAATTGTTTTTCTCTGTATGTAGTTAACAAACTTTTTGTTATCATTCATATTTTACCATTTAGAATCAACTACTTTGATAATGCAGTAACCTCAATGTCTTATCTAATGAACAACTCTACTGGAGTGGCTTATAATTGACAGCAGTGTGCCATGAGCAGCAGTGTGATCTGCTTGGCCCAACCCAAAGAAGAAGTTATTTCTGGCTACCCACATGTAGAAGGTTAATTTTTAGTTTTCATTCTATTGTAGTACCATAGATGTTAAAGAACATACAGAGTAAGATAAGGCAAAAAAAGCTAAGCTTGTCGGATGTCAAAAGTCTGACAATCGTCCTTTAGGGTTTCTGCAGTAAAGAAAGTGCAAAggagaaattaaaaaggaaaatagggaaacaaagacagaacacagaaaaaaattggaaaataaaATCAAGGAAACTGGAAAGACATTTTATAAATAcataaagagcaagaggatagctaaggaaagagtagggccaattggAGGCAAAAAGGTAATGAGTGGAAGTGGGAGACGTAGGCATAATCCTTAATGAATGCTTTGCATTTGTTTTCAAAGCAGGCATAGCtaaggaggagcagtgtgaaatattggatgggtTAAACATAGTAAGGAAGGAAATATTAAAATGTTTAGCACCCTTAAAAGTGGATAACCACTAGATCTGGATGAAATGCATCACATGCTGCTAAGAGAAACAAGGGAAGAAATAATAGAGGCTCTGAACATTactttccaatcctctctggGAACAGGTATGGTGCTGGAGAACTGGAGGGCTGCTAatgttgtaccattgtttaaaaggGAAGGGGTAACCTCAGGGGTGGGcagattggaaaaaattctgagtgATAATATATATCATtatttagaaaggcacagattaatcGAGGATACTTAGCACTGATTTGTTAAGAGAATGCCCTGTCTGATTAACTcgattgaattttttaaggaggtaacaaggaggattgataagGGTAGCTCATTTAATGTATTCTATGTgaattttgaccaagcttttgacaaAGTCAAAAATACAGGGCTATGCACGAAAAACTGGATGGTGGGATCAGGCTGCATAGCTATTTTCTGGCCCATATGGGCATGACATCTTTTGTGTCATAAATTcttttccatgtttctatttATTTTTGATGTAAATCAATGAATAATATATATGAAATTATATCTACAGGAGTGGTAGTTTGCTCATGTGCCTTGAACATTTTAGTCAGAAGTTTGGAAATTGAAAATAACTTCTAAAGGTCGGCTATTTATGGTGCATCAGTTTCTGTAGAAATGCTGAGTCAAATCTTGTTAACATTGCTTCtccaggtggagctggatagtaATGACACACAATGGGATAAATGAACATGGCACCATGGAGTAGAGAATGCAGATCTCTAGTTCCCGTTCTACACAACCTGAGGCAAAATCTCAGATGTGATACATAAAAACACAGAATAGAGGCCAACATGCTCCATGTAGAGAGCAAAACACATTAGATAGGACACTTCCCACAACAGTTGATGTGTTTATTGGCAGCAGGGGCAAAAGAGACATTTGGAATAACCTGACACCAGGTTGCCCAGGTTTTTTTAACCACAAAAAATGTGGGGTCTGGTGAGGGAGGGGAACTCTGAGGGTAGTAAACAAGAAAGCGAGATTACACACACTTACAAGACGTGTGCGCAAAGGAAAAGCACTTGAAGACTGTTTAAGAATGGTAACTTATCAGAACTATTACTTGAGAGAGACAAGACGGTTAAGAAAAAATAAACATCAAAAAGGGTTACTCAGCTTTTCAAAGCTTAGCATTCTAGTTCTTAACTCACCCAAGTCTAGCATCCAACTGCATTTTGAGTGCCCCAGTATTTTTGACTCTACTATCATTACATGGTTATGCTCCAAAGATGATTGTGTATATTTGGCTCCAAAAAGGGCACAAAGCTTTAATATGTCATTACTGGATGTTTTAGTAATATATTGTATACAATTTATCTGAGTCAAAATgaattaacctatctatgtttCCGTTGGCAAGAATGGCTGTTTCTTTTGATTGGTAATTAGATAGTTTCCATTCAGTTCACAGAATTACTACAAAAGTAATTTTAATTGGATAAATACAATATGCTCTATTGGTTGTAACCAAACattaataaaaatataaaatagcATTACCGCTAACCTTATGGAAGAAAAACGTGCATTAAGTAAAGTTCTAACAAACTCATCCAGCTGGTTGGatctgcactcacctggttccattcttattgaactaattgtagccagagaattgcCATTGCGCAACTGCCTCAGGTGTTTCCCCCAAAGATTTTTTCTTGGCCTCCTCCTAATTCTAATCCGTACACTGCCCCTCCTGATATTATCTGAAAACATACTATTAGTTTCCAATTATATGCTGATGACTCCCAGCTCTACCCCACCCCTGCCTTCTCAGCTCCTCcgctgtctctaaattgtcaggctGCTTGTTACTGGTTCAGCATAAATTTCCTTCAATTGAatattgtgaagactgaagcactGCCTTCAGTGCCTGCCACAAATTCAGTTCCCCGccattgactccatccctctcc
This is a stretch of genomic DNA from Carcharodon carcharias isolate sCarCar2 chromosome 4, sCarCar2.pri, whole genome shotgun sequence. It encodes these proteins:
- the carnmt1 gene encoding carnosine N-methyltransferase isoform X2 — its product is MENEGNQQCPGEEQEKEEEEERLEKEHFWKIINAFRYYRIYAHERVTRSEKQFQSLPAAHRKLLPNFLPHVNKLRECIEHNYEILKAIINNCNHMFENKEYGVIDMEADPGRLKPASTFDMDKLKSTIKQFVRDWSDDGKAERDACYRPIIEEIVKHFPQDECNPADMNILVPGAGLGRLAWEIARLGYSCQGNEWSLYMLFCSHFVLNRCTGVNTMTLYPWIHQFSNNKRSADQIRPVHFPDVNSHSLPSHANFSMTAGDFQEIYTEPNAWDCVATCFFIDTAHNVVDYIETIWKILKLGGIWINLDNTNTSCKVQNLIKKAP